The following DNA comes from Pseudostreptobacillus hongkongensis.
TTAAAGTCAGCATTAGTTGTAACTATTGTTGACTTCTTTTCATATCTTTCATTTATTAATTGTCTCTTCTTTAGTTATTGGAATATATCCTAATTCATCTATTATCAATAGCCTATACTTACAATAATGCTTTATACGTTCATTTAATCTTCCTTCCTTATTCGCCTTATTTATAAGTAAATCCAACATCTCTTGTTTATCTATATT
Coding sequences within:
- a CDS encoding ATP-binding protein, which encodes MLDLLINKANKEGRLNERIKHYCKYRLLIIDELGYIPITKEETINK